One window from the genome of Gimesia aquarii encodes:
- the hslU gene encoding ATP-dependent protease ATPase subunit HslU, which translates to MQELTPRQIVAELDNHIVGQDDAKRAVAIALRNRWRWQQLPEEIRKEITPKNIIMIGPTGVGKTEITRRLAGLINAPFIKVEATKYTEVGYYGRDVESMVRDLVDSAKNLVREKKRVELVDKAKVRVEERLLDLLVPPPDWESSYQESTEGGQEEDSKERYERTRDKFRKMLSKGDLEDKEVEISVDQKSSPVQVFSNMGMDQMDVDLQGMLERMMPSQSKSRKLTVAEARKVLLEQEVEGLMDKDAIAEEAIELAERNGIVFIDELDKICASEEGGSRGGDVSRQGVQRDLLPIVEGTTVQTRSGSVKTDYMLFIAAGAFHRTKPSDLMPELQGRFPIRVELQELTRDDFLRILTEPTSSITMQYQELLKTEGVKIKFEKDGLEELAKIAFQVNQTTQNIGARRLHTILERLLEEVSFEAPDLKTKKITIDASYVQQKLHAIVEDEDLSKFIL; encoded by the coding sequence GTGCAAGAGTTAACGCCTCGGCAGATTGTCGCAGAGCTGGATAATCATATTGTTGGTCAGGATGACGCAAAACGTGCTGTAGCGATTGCCTTACGAAATCGCTGGCGCTGGCAGCAACTACCAGAAGAGATCCGAAAAGAAATCACACCAAAAAATATTATTATGATTGGGCCAACTGGAGTCGGAAAGACCGAGATTACTCGCCGTCTGGCTGGGTTAATCAATGCGCCCTTCATCAAAGTGGAAGCGACAAAGTATACCGAAGTGGGTTATTACGGGCGTGATGTCGAAAGCATGGTACGTGACCTGGTTGATTCTGCTAAGAATCTGGTGCGTGAAAAGAAACGGGTAGAACTGGTTGATAAAGCAAAGGTTCGAGTTGAAGAACGCTTACTCGACCTTCTGGTTCCGCCTCCGGATTGGGAATCATCCTATCAAGAGTCTACAGAAGGGGGGCAGGAGGAAGATTCAAAAGAACGCTACGAGCGCACACGAGACAAATTTCGAAAAATGCTGAGTAAAGGGGATCTGGAAGACAAAGAAGTTGAAATTTCTGTAGACCAGAAAAGTTCTCCCGTGCAGGTATTCTCTAATATGGGTATGGATCAAATGGACGTTGATCTACAGGGAATGTTAGAGCGAATGATGCCTTCTCAGAGCAAAAGCCGCAAGCTGACTGTTGCCGAGGCGCGTAAGGTATTGCTCGAACAGGAAGTCGAAGGGTTGATGGATAAAGACGCCATTGCCGAGGAAGCAATTGAATTGGCAGAACGCAATGGAATTGTTTTTATCGATGAACTCGACAAAATCTGTGCATCTGAAGAAGGCGGAAGCCGTGGCGGTGATGTAAGTCGACAAGGTGTCCAACGCGATTTACTACCCATTGTCGAAGGAACTACCGTTCAGACACGTAGCGGTTCTGTGAAAACTGACTATATGTTATTTATTGCAGCAGGTGCCTTTCATCGCACAAAACCTTCCGACTTAATGCCCGAACTTCAGGGACGGTTTCCGATTCGAGTTGAATTACAGGAACTGACACGCGACGACTTCTTAAGGATTCTGACCGAGCCAACGAGTTCGATTACGATGCAATATCAAGAGTTGTTGAAAACGGAAGGTGTGAAAATCAAATTTGAGAAAGATGGTCTGGAAGAATTGGCTAAAATTGCTTTTCAGGTGAATCAGACCACTCAGAATATTGGTGCACGACGACTGCATACGATTTTAGAGCGACTTTTGGAAGAAGTCAGTTTTGAAGCACCCGATTTAAAAACAAAGAAAATCACCATTGATGCTTCTTATGTACAACAAAAACTGCATGCGATTGTTGAAGATGAAGATCTCAGCAAATTCATTTTATAG
- the hslV gene encoding ATP-dependent protease subunit HslV gives MSSKQKKKWRSTTILTVRHQGQVAIGGDGQVTHGDTVMKSDTRKIRKILDGQVVCGFAGSTADAFSLLERFEVKAKDYPGNMPRAATELARDWRTDRVLRKLEALIIVVNDEHSLLITGQGDVVVPSDGIIGIGSGGNYATAAARALVGHSQLSAAEIVKTSLGIASEIDIYTNNNIIVEELSCKS, from the coding sequence ATGAGTTCAAAACAGAAAAAAAAGTGGCGTTCCACGACGATTTTAACAGTCCGTCATCAAGGTCAGGTGGCGATCGGCGGCGATGGACAGGTGACCCATGGCGATACCGTAATGAAAAGCGATACCCGTAAGATCCGTAAAATTCTGGATGGACAAGTCGTGTGTGGATTTGCGGGATCGACTGCAGACGCCTTTTCACTCTTGGAGCGTTTTGAAGTCAAAGCCAAGGATTATCCAGGAAACATGCCACGTGCGGCAACAGAGCTGGCCCGTGATTGGCGGACTGACCGGGTTTTACGAAAACTGGAAGCACTGATCATAGTTGTCAATGATGAGCATAGTCTGCTTATCACTGGGCAGGGGGACGTGGTCGTTCCTTCAGATGGAATCATTGGCATTGGTTCCGGGGGGAATTATGCGACTGCCGCAGCGAGAGCACTCGTAGGGCATTCTCAGTTGTCGGCCGCAGAAATTGTGAAAACGTCTTTAGGTATCGCATCAGAAATCGATATTTATACGAATAATAATATCATCGTGGAGGAACTTTCGTGCAAGAGTTAA
- a CDS encoding DUF1559 domain-containing protein produces MQPRISKLGNRFGFTLIELLVVIAIIAILIALLLPAVQQAREAARRSTCKNNVKQFGLALHNYHETHRSFPSGWVQPSTASTCQASSTSTSGCLPGWGWGTMLLPFLDQSPLYNALNVGMINLVVTPTDESKTTLPLFRCPSDSGSKLNSDRGGHATSNYKGVYGSRGIGNTINTSPHNAAGGNGSFWSNSNTRLRDIQDGASNTVLIGETARGRVGANTYNGGIWVGYFDNGKTASVVWKMENHPGSLINGTLPWAFSSSHTGGAHFLLGDGAVRFISENVDGTTYENLGKISDGNVIGEF; encoded by the coding sequence ATGCAGCCGCGTATTTCAAAACTGGGCAATCGCTTTGGTTTTACACTTATTGAATTACTTGTGGTGATTGCCATCATTGCGATCTTGATCGCTCTATTGTTACCGGCCGTGCAACAGGCACGCGAAGCAGCTCGTCGCAGTACCTGCAAAAATAATGTAAAACAATTCGGCCTTGCACTGCATAATTATCATGAAACTCACCGCTCTTTTCCTTCAGGTTGGGTTCAACCATCGACCGCTTCTACATGTCAGGCAAGTTCCACGAGCACCAGTGGTTGCTTACCCGGATGGGGATGGGGGACGATGCTTCTCCCCTTTCTGGACCAATCTCCCCTCTATAATGCCCTCAATGTAGGAATGATTAACCTAGTTGTCACTCCTACTGATGAGTCCAAAACTACGCTCCCGCTCTTTCGCTGCCCTTCCGACTCGGGAAGTAAATTGAATTCAGATCGAGGTGGACACGCAACTTCAAACTATAAAGGTGTTTATGGTAGCCGAGGTATTGGGAATACAATTAATACCAGCCCTCATAATGCAGCTGGTGGCAATGGCTCCTTCTGGTCAAATAGCAATACGCGTCTGCGTGACATCCAAGATGGAGCCAGTAATACGGTTCTGATTGGAGAAACCGCCCGAGGCCGTGTGGGGGCCAACACCTATAATGGAGGTATCTGGGTTGGTTACTTTGATAACGGAAAGACGGCTTCCGTTGTCTGGAAAATGGAAAATCATCCTGGTTCGCTGATTAATGGAACCTTACCTTGGGCATTCAGTAGCTCACATACTGGCGGTGCTCACTTTCTATTAGGAGATGGAGCAGTACGTTTCATTAGTGAAAATGTCGATGGTACGACTTACGAAAATCTTGGAAAAATCAGTGACGGAAATGTAATCGGCGAATTTTAA